One genomic region from Salipiger sp. CCB-MM3 encodes:
- a CDS encoding branched-chain amino acid ABC transporter permease has translation MDYTIIVFLEILRAISWLVILAAGLAIIFGMMKVINFAHGEFLMLGGYITIMSHNAGVPLWISMGVLAPLVVGVFGIIVERLVIRHLYGRIIDSLLATWGLSLLMIGGVTMVFGNTVQGVSTPLGSLSIGAYQVPGYNLLLIGIAVAMMMAIWLVLRFTSAGLIARATMQNPDMAETLGVRTSWVYMATFGLGSAVTGLAGGLLAPLTGVAPSMGVNFVAQSFITVITGGASMIAGTLSAGTLLGTISQGVTFATGPVYGDAALLLAALILLRLLPQGITGRIFRKSL, from the coding sequence ATGGACTACACTATAATTGTCTTCCTCGAAATCCTACGCGCCATCTCCTGGCTCGTGATCCTCGCCGCGGGGCTGGCCATCATCTTCGGGATGATGAAGGTCATTAACTTCGCCCACGGCGAGTTCCTGATGCTGGGAGGATACATCACCATCATGTCGCACAACGCCGGGGTGCCGCTATGGATCTCCATGGGTGTCCTTGCGCCGCTGGTCGTTGGCGTCTTCGGCATCATCGTCGAACGTCTGGTGATCCGGCACCTTTACGGTCGCATCATCGACAGCCTGCTCGCCACATGGGGCCTGAGCTTGCTGATGATTGGCGGGGTGACCATGGTCTTCGGCAATACTGTGCAGGGCGTGTCGACGCCGCTCGGCAGCCTTTCGATCGGGGCCTACCAGGTGCCCGGCTATAACCTTCTGCTCATTGGCATTGCGGTGGCGATGATGATGGCGATCTGGTTGGTGCTGCGGTTTACCTCGGCAGGGCTGATCGCGCGCGCGACGATGCAGAATCCGGACATGGCCGAGACGCTGGGCGTGCGCACGAGCTGGGTCTACATGGCGACCTTCGGCTTGGGATCGGCAGTGACGGGTCTGGCGGGCGGTCTGCTGGCTCCCTTGACCGGCGTGGCCCCCTCAATGGGCGTGAATTTCGTCGCCCAGAGTTTCATCACCGTTATCACCGGCGGTGCCTCAATGATTGCCGGGACGCTGTCGGCGGGCACACTTCTTGGCACGATCAGCCAGGGCGTGACCTTCGCTACCGGGCCCGTCTATGGCGATGCGGCGCTGCTGCTGGCCGCGCTAATCCTGCTGCGCTTGCTGCCGCAGGGCATCACCGGGCGCATCTTCCGAAAATCCCTCTGA
- a CDS encoding HupE/UreJ family protein produces MLRTSHRLVLAALGLLAPLPAHAHHAMGGELPTNALESAISGLAHPVIGIDHLAFVVLVGLLAARSGQRLALSGSFAAATVVGCLLLLAGVTLPLTEVVIGGSVVALGAVLLRAELPKVKALGIVVPVIGLFHGWAYGEAILGAETGVIPAYLLGFGLVQFAIAAGVATLVVAARESAGLAATRERITAAACMGIGCAVMIETVEAMVFKV; encoded by the coding sequence ATGCTCCGCACATCTCATCGTCTTGTCCTTGCCGCGCTCGGCCTTCTTGCACCGCTGCCCGCGCATGCACACCACGCCATGGGGGGGGAGCTGCCGACCAACGCCCTCGAGTCCGCAATCAGTGGCCTCGCGCACCCGGTCATCGGTATCGATCACTTGGCCTTCGTTGTGCTGGTCGGCCTACTAGCGGCCCGCAGCGGTCAGCGGCTGGCGTTGAGCGGGAGCTTCGCGGCGGCGACGGTGGTTGGCTGTTTGCTGTTGTTGGCGGGTGTGACGCTGCCTCTCACCGAAGTGGTCATCGGCGGCTCGGTCGTCGCTCTGGGCGCGGTCCTGCTGCGCGCCGAGCTGCCCAAGGTCAAGGCCCTCGGGATCGTCGTCCCGGTCATCGGCCTGTTCCACGGCTGGGCCTACGGCGAGGCCATTCTCGGGGCTGAGACCGGTGTAATCCCGGCCTATCTACTGGGCTTCGGTCTGGTCCAGTTCGCCATCGCGGCCGGTGTGGCGACGCTGGTGGTGGCGGCGCGCGAGAGCGCGGGTCTTGCCGCCACCCGCGAGCGCATCACCGCGGCGGCCTGCATGGGTATTGGTTGCGCTGTAATGATCGAAACCGTCGAGGCGATGGTCTTCAAGGTCTGA
- a CDS encoding amidase family protein, with the protein MTIDEARREISRSGAAGLADRLGAIAVGNPLNATTQVDYRVPEGLTGQLAGLPIAVKDNVDVLGFATTGASPALKNFRPGADAPVVARLKAAGAWVPAKLNMHELAFGITSDNAAYGRVINPFDAGRTAGGSSGGSGAAVAAGLVPVALGTDTGASVRIPAAFCGTVGLRPSTGRYSTDGVIAISWMRDTIGVLANSVSDISEIDAVICPDDAADITVPRRPLRLGLPADALPGYCPATEDRFRAALEELVSGGTVEIVPLPALGYEEIQSRFDAPTAQTEALTWWREFCTDKLEITLQEFREGLASPDVVEIFATMEAAASDGAVIYRDLVRKGRSALQACIGALFTQYEIDLIAAPTSPVQPPKVEDYSQIKVRGELRPTLPVVVQNTSLATIAGTPSLTLPAGFDADGLPVGLMLEAPIGCDRQLLAMAARIEAELSPGCFESLR; encoded by the coding sequence ATGACCATCGATGAAGCCCGCCGCGAGATATCCCGCTCCGGCGCGGCTGGGCTCGCGGACCGCCTTGGTGCCATTGCCGTGGGCAATCCTCTGAACGCGACAACTCAGGTGGACTACCGTGTGCCCGAAGGGTTGACCGGACAGTTGGCCGGCCTTCCGATCGCTGTGAAAGACAACGTCGACGTTCTTGGTTTCGCGACCACGGGCGCTTCACCCGCGCTCAAGAACTTTCGTCCGGGCGCAGACGCGCCGGTGGTGGCCCGGCTGAAAGCGGCGGGAGCCTGGGTTCCGGCGAAATTGAACATGCATGAGCTGGCCTTCGGCATTACATCGGACAACGCTGCTTACGGGCGGGTGATCAACCCTTTCGACGCGGGGAGGACGGCAGGGGGCTCCTCGGGCGGCTCGGGGGCAGCGGTTGCGGCCGGGTTGGTCCCAGTGGCGCTCGGCACGGATACGGGTGCGTCGGTCCGCATTCCGGCGGCCTTCTGCGGAACCGTCGGCCTGCGTCCCTCGACCGGACGCTATTCAACAGATGGCGTCATCGCGATTTCCTGGATGCGCGACACAATTGGTGTGCTTGCTAACTCGGTCAGTGATATCTCGGAAATCGACGCCGTGATCTGCCCCGATGATGCCGCCGATATTACCGTTCCGAGGCGCCCGCTGCGCCTCGGTCTGCCGGCGGATGCGTTGCCTGGCTATTGCCCAGCGACCGAAGACCGATTCCGCGCGGCGCTGGAAGAGCTCGTTTCCGGTGGCACGGTCGAGATCGTACCGCTTCCGGCACTCGGCTACGAGGAAATTCAGAGCCGGTTCGATGCCCCAACGGCGCAAACTGAGGCGTTGACGTGGTGGCGGGAATTTTGCACGGACAAGCTCGAAATCACCCTACAGGAATTCCGCGAGGGGCTTGCCAGCCCGGACGTTGTCGAGATCTTCGCCACCATGGAGGCCGCCGCGTCCGACGGCGCCGTCATCTACCGCGATCTCGTGCGCAAGGGCCGCTCGGCCTTGCAGGCGTGCATCGGCGCCCTGTTTACGCAGTACGAAATCGACCTGATCGCTGCGCCCACCTCGCCTGTACAACCACCCAAGGTCGAGGACTATTCTCAGATCAAGGTCAGGGGCGAATTGCGACCCACGCTCCCAGTGGTCGTGCAGAACACCTCCCTGGCCACAATCGCCGGAACCCCCTCGCTCACGCTTCCGGCAGGCTTCGACGCAGACGGGCTCCCTGTCGGCCTGATGCTGGAGGCGCCGATCGGGTGCGACCGGCAGCTTCTGGCCATGGCCGCGCGCATCGAAGCCGAGCTTTCGCCGGGGTGCTTTGAATCTTTGAGATGA
- a CDS encoding helix-turn-helix domain-containing protein, producing the protein MIPVTQQLKAITTIDSAALPARDRFQFWNEVICKHFSPAENTPLQEADAFRAKISMRSLGSLGLSRLATSGMVSRRDQNDIRRDTLDCFYIALLTEGAMKVDQNGRSGHQQAGEFCIYDSARPFHNHMDGYYGGYWVKIPRSVMLNRMPNAERLTARPMSSTSPIGRLATNMLREAHGLDLTGDCSSSNRVAMSLIDLLAAAFESEAGLSDFDTSRHGALLDRAKSHILAHLEDTELNSDLLVKELGVSRRTLNRVFAIEDTTPIRWLWQQRLQRAHELLLAGGEYRVSDVALKCGFSDFSHFARAFKSEFGITPRSLLAQTH; encoded by the coding sequence ATGATCCCCGTCACACAGCAGCTCAAGGCCATCACGACAATCGACTCCGCAGCCCTTCCTGCGCGAGATCGCTTCCAATTCTGGAACGAAGTTATCTGCAAGCATTTTTCCCCTGCCGAGAACACGCCACTGCAGGAAGCCGACGCCTTCCGGGCCAAGATTTCCATGCGCAGCCTCGGCAGCCTAGGCCTGAGCCGGCTGGCGACTAGCGGCATGGTCAGCCGGCGCGATCAGAATGACATTCGCCGCGACACGCTGGACTGCTTCTACATCGCCCTACTGACGGAAGGCGCGATGAAGGTCGACCAGAATGGCCGGTCAGGTCACCAGCAGGCTGGAGAATTCTGCATCTACGACTCCGCGCGTCCGTTTCATAACCACATGGACGGCTACTATGGTGGTTACTGGGTCAAGATTCCGCGCTCCGTGATGCTCAACCGCATGCCGAACGCCGAACGTCTGACGGCCCGACCGATGTCGAGCACCTCGCCGATAGGACGGCTTGCCACTAACATGCTGCGCGAGGCGCATGGCCTCGATCTGACAGGCGACTGTTCGTCGTCGAACCGCGTCGCCATGTCCTTAATCGACCTGCTTGCCGCTGCGTTCGAAAGCGAGGCCGGACTCTCGGACTTTGACACCAGCCGCCATGGTGCGCTGCTCGACCGCGCCAAATCGCACATCCTGGCACACCTCGAAGACACCGAACTGAATTCCGATCTTCTGGTGAAAGAGCTCGGCGTGTCGCGACGGACGCTGAACCGGGTCTTCGCGATCGAGGATACCACGCCGATCCGCTGGCTCTGGCAACAGCGTTTGCAGCGGGCTCATGAATTGCTCCTCGCGGGCGGAGAATACCGCGTCTCGGATGTTGCATTGAAATGTGGCTTCAGCGACTTCTCGCACTTCGCCCGCGCCTTCAAGAGCGAGTTCGGGATCACTCCGCGCAGTCTTCTCGCCCAGACTCACTGA
- the nthB gene encoding nitrile hydratase subunit beta produces the protein MNSIHDLGGMHGMGPLPFDENEPMFHEDWERRICGAHLLTLMTGLAVADEARHSMERIEALHWLASPYYEHWLDGTETYLQEKGIATAEELASGKASAPLPEWAARLEALEPEAVTKMFTTNHPVTGESKTPPRYKEGDRVRSLNINPKTHTRLPRYTRGKPCTIIAYRGACLYADARSQGDYEALDHTYTVRFEAADLWGPDAGGKDAVYIDLYETYLEDL, from the coding sequence ATGAACAGCATTCACGATCTCGGCGGCATGCACGGCATGGGGCCCCTGCCCTTCGACGAAAATGAGCCGATGTTCCACGAGGATTGGGAGCGGCGTATCTGCGGCGCTCACTTGCTGACCCTGATGACCGGCCTCGCGGTCGCCGACGAGGCGCGCCACTCCATGGAACGGATCGAGGCACTGCACTGGCTGGCCTCGCCCTACTACGAGCACTGGCTCGACGGGACCGAGACCTACCTGCAGGAAAAGGGCATCGCGACCGCCGAGGAGCTGGCCTCGGGAAAGGCCAGCGCGCCGCTTCCCGAATGGGCCGCCAGGCTCGAGGCACTGGAGCCCGAAGCCGTCACCAAGATGTTCACCACCAACCACCCGGTCACCGGCGAGTCCAAGACCCCGCCGCGCTACAAGGAAGGGGACAGGGTCCGGTCGCTGAACATCAACCCGAAGACCCACACCCGTCTGCCGCGCTACACCCGCGGCAAGCCCTGCACCATCATCGCCTACCGCGGCGCCTGCCTCTATGCAGATGCCCGCTCGCAGGGCGACTACGAGGCGCTGGACCACACGTACACCGTCCGTTTCGAGGCGGCCGACCTCTGGGGGCCCGACGCCGGCGGCAAAGATGCCGTCTACATCGACCTCTACGAGACCTATCTGGAGGACCTGTGA
- the nthA gene encoding nitrile hydratase subunit alpha yields MSDHHHGTKPPSDKALRVRALEQLLTEKGLIKEGAVDAIVDIFEQKLGPKNGAMVIARAWSDPEYKVRLMTDASAAIEEFGFAGFQGEYMVVCENTPEIHNVVVCTLCSCYPWPVLGLPPTWYKTAPYRSRVVIEPRAVLEEFGLTIPDEVEVRVWDSNNELRYLILPMRPEGTEGWTEAQLAELVTRDSMIGTGLPLTPDALTKGETA; encoded by the coding sequence ATGTCCGACCATCACCACGGCACCAAGCCGCCCTCCGATAAGGCACTGCGCGTTCGCGCGCTTGAGCAACTGCTCACCGAGAAGGGACTGATCAAGGAAGGCGCGGTCGACGCCATCGTCGATATTTTCGAACAGAAGCTGGGGCCCAAGAACGGCGCCATGGTCATCGCCCGCGCCTGGAGCGATCCCGAGTACAAGGTCCGGCTGATGACCGATGCCTCCGCCGCGATCGAGGAGTTCGGCTTCGCCGGTTTCCAAGGCGAATACATGGTGGTCTGCGAGAACACCCCCGAGATCCACAACGTCGTCGTTTGCACGCTGTGCTCGTGCTACCCGTGGCCGGTCCTCGGCCTGCCGCCGACCTGGTACAAGACCGCCCCCTACCGCTCGCGCGTGGTGATCGAACCGCGTGCGGTACTCGAGGAATTCGGTCTGACGATCCCCGACGAGGTAGAAGTCCGGGTCTGGGACTCAAACAATGAGCTGCGCTACCTCATCCTGCCGATGCGCCCTGAGGGCACCGAGGGCTGGACCGAGGCGCAGCTGGCCGAACTGGTCACTCGCGACTCGATGATCGGCACCGGCCTGCCGCTAACCCCCGATGCGCTGACCAAGGGAGAGACCGCATGA
- a CDS encoding amidase, whose protein sequence is MAVHAPTKDELRATAAHYGIAFTDAELEEYQAAIAARLSSYEVVSRMPDEVPEVQYPRTPGHRPLLEDNPHNAWYWKTSVKGAASGKLTGKKVSLKDNIMLAGVPMMNGTPQLEGYVPEFDATIVTRILDAGGEILGKAHCELLCMTGSSFTNATGPVHNPWRHGYSAGGSSSGSAVTVATGEVEMSVGCDQGGSIRMPASFCGIYGMKPTHGLVPYTGIMPIEIEIDHAGPMTATVEDNALLLEVIAGDDGFDPRIKAPDVREYTKALTGDIRGMKIGVLKEGFEDRFADPDVNEKVRAAAKRLEALGAEVIEVSVPMHKIAGAIFEPIVTEGSFMTMFEGDGYGASRRDLYAVSMMDHYRGWRRTANDLSPTAKIALLAGRYITDTYGTRFYGKAMNISRRLRAAYDAKLAEVDLLLMPTTAVTSKKMPEPDAPLAEILDRAHEMVGITCPFDITHHPAMSVPCGLSEGLPVGMMLVGRHFDEESIYRAAHAFEQSGDWKTF, encoded by the coding sequence ATGGCCGTACATGCGCCGACAAAAGACGAGCTGAGAGCCACTGCGGCCCACTACGGGATCGCCTTTACCGACGCTGAACTTGAGGAATACCAGGCTGCGATCGCCGCAAGACTGTCCTCCTACGAGGTGGTGTCCCGGATGCCTGACGAAGTGCCAGAGGTGCAGTATCCGCGCACGCCCGGGCATCGGCCGTTGCTCGAGGATAACCCGCATAATGCCTGGTACTGGAAGACCTCTGTGAAAGGTGCGGCAAGCGGTAAGCTGACGGGCAAGAAGGTTTCGCTCAAGGACAACATCATGCTGGCCGGTGTCCCGATGATGAACGGCACGCCGCAGCTCGAAGGTTATGTACCGGAGTTCGACGCGACGATTGTGACCCGCATCCTCGACGCGGGCGGCGAGATCCTCGGTAAGGCGCATTGCGAGCTGCTGTGCATGACCGGAAGCTCCTTCACCAATGCCACAGGTCCGGTTCACAATCCTTGGCGGCACGGCTACTCGGCGGGGGGCTCCTCCTCGGGATCCGCGGTCACCGTGGCGACCGGCGAGGTCGAAATGTCTGTCGGATGCGATCAGGGCGGCTCGATCCGCATGCCTGCGTCCTTCTGCGGCATCTACGGCATGAAGCCGACCCACGGACTGGTGCCCTATACCGGGATCATGCCGATCGAGATCGAGATCGACCATGCCGGCCCGATGACCGCCACGGTCGAGGACAACGCGCTGCTGCTCGAGGTCATCGCTGGTGACGACGGCTTTGATCCGCGGATAAAGGCACCTGACGTGCGCGAGTATACCAAGGCGCTGACCGGCGACATCCGGGGGATGAAGATCGGTGTCCTCAAGGAGGGCTTCGAGGACCGTTTCGCCGATCCCGACGTCAACGAGAAGGTCCGCGCCGCGGCTAAGCGGCTCGAGGCGCTGGGAGCCGAGGTGATCGAGGTCTCGGTGCCAATGCACAAGATTGCGGGCGCCATCTTCGAGCCGATCGTGACCGAGGGTTCGTTCATGACGATGTTCGAGGGCGACGGCTATGGCGCTTCGCGGCGAGATCTATACGCGGTTTCGATGATGGATCATTACCGTGGCTGGCGCCGCACGGCGAATGACCTCTCACCCACCGCCAAGATCGCCCTTCTCGCAGGCCGCTACATCACCGACACCTACGGCACGCGGTTCTACGGCAAGGCGATGAACATCAGCCGCCGTCTTCGCGCAGCCTATGACGCTAAGTTGGCCGAGGTAGATCTTCTTCTGATGCCCACAACAGCCGTCACTTCGAAGAAAATGCCGGAACCGGATGCGCCGCTGGCTGAAATCCTCGATCGCGCGCATGAGATGGTCGGCATCACCTGTCCCTTCGACATTACCCACCACCCGGCCATGTCCGTGCCCTGCGGCCTGTCGGAGGGGCTGCCGGTGGGGATGATGCTGGTGGGGCGGCACTTTGACGAGGAGAGCATCTACCGCGCCGCCCACGCATTTGAGCAGTCGGGCGACTGGAAGACCTTCTGA
- a CDS encoding NADP-dependent oxidoreductase, producing the protein MTQMKAIQFSAFGDTGVLALVDIPRPVPAAGQLLVRQQGSSINPVDLMIRRGGYPSVPPKLLPYVGGRDVGGVVEAVGEGVDMGWIGRPVFGAPDFSRGAFAECIVMGTEEVAEVPDGLTPREAALLPIAALTAWQGLFRQGGLQAGETVLIHGGSGGVGHYAVQMAARAGAKVIATASERNKDFLSAQGAERVVAYDTEEFDEVLADVDLVLDLIGGETQQRSWRILKEGGRLISAVAAPDAESAREKKAKVAKFFIAESRQDDLLRIAAEVAAGTLKSHVAQWCPLAEVPAAQAALEEGGIRGKIGVEIG; encoded by the coding sequence ATGACCCAGATGAAAGCGATCCAGTTCTCGGCCTTTGGCGATACCGGAGTACTCGCCCTTGTCGACATACCGCGCCCCGTGCCTGCTGCGGGGCAGTTGCTGGTGCGGCAACAGGGTAGCAGCATCAACCCGGTCGACCTGATGATTAGGCGCGGAGGCTACCCCTCGGTTCCCCCGAAGCTGCTGCCCTATGTCGGCGGGCGGGACGTGGGTGGTGTCGTCGAGGCGGTGGGCGAAGGCGTGGACATGGGTTGGATCGGGCGCCCGGTCTTCGGTGCGCCGGACTTCAGCCGCGGTGCCTTTGCCGAATGTATCGTCATGGGAACCGAGGAGGTCGCCGAGGTGCCCGACGGGCTGACACCGCGCGAGGCTGCACTTCTCCCGATCGCCGCGCTTACGGCGTGGCAGGGGCTCTTCCGTCAGGGCGGACTGCAAGCGGGCGAGACCGTTCTGATCCATGGTGGCTCGGGGGGCGTCGGGCACTATGCGGTTCAGATGGCGGCGCGCGCGGGTGCGAAGGTGATCGCGACGGCGTCCGAGCGAAACAAGGACTTCCTCAGCGCGCAGGGCGCGGAGCGTGTGGTTGCCTATGATACAGAGGAGTTCGACGAGGTTCTGGCTGACGTCGATCTGGTACTTGACTTGATCGGTGGTGAGACTCAGCAACGCTCTTGGCGAATTCTCAAAGAGGGTGGCCGGCTGATCTCCGCCGTGGCAGCGCCAGACGCCGAAAGCGCGCGCGAAAAGAAGGCAAAGGTTGCGAAGTTCTTCATTGCGGAGTCCCGCCAGGACGATCTCCTTCGTATCGCCGCGGAGGTCGCGGCAGGCACCCTGAAGAGCCACGTGGCGCAGTGGTGTCCGCTTGCCGAAGTCCCTGCGGCGCAGGCCGCGCTGGAAGAGGGCGGGATCCGTGGCAAAATCGGCGTTGAAATCGGCTGA
- a CDS encoding MFS transporter has translation MATSQSIASHANTFSQSTASASRSSSFFVGRAFCALAIFAALLASTTPSPLYSVYISEWGLPQSAGTTIFSVYAVGTLISLFLAGRLDRLVTDRRQILLPALLITATGAILFALADQVWMLLVGRFLSGISTGLITSTASTALFDLDSEDKRGRAATVSTIAFTGGAAAGPCLSSAALATNAAPLVTPFLCIAAVAAFAFLGLTLAPWPKGKRASNTPARDARASLDDRERARFLRLACLSVAVAWMLGSILMATAVSLATDLFHLNIHALAGLLPAIFQLFAGIGQMLSGRIRPLTAICIGCGTLAALQAMTLVGALASVSAIFILAMPLCGLFYGAAFVGGAALVNQTAAPGTHASQIAKFYVVGYLSNAIPTFAFGFLIDGLGLSTAFTIFSLLLIALALLTSATAARRRSQLPA, from the coding sequence ATGGCGACGTCACAAAGCATCGCTTCTCACGCCAACACGTTCAGCCAGAGCACAGCCTCCGCGTCACGAAGCTCGAGTTTCTTCGTGGGCCGAGCCTTCTGTGCGCTGGCAATCTTCGCGGCCCTCCTTGCAAGCACTACACCCAGCCCACTCTACTCCGTGTATATAAGCGAATGGGGCCTGCCGCAGAGCGCGGGCACCACCATCTTCTCGGTCTACGCAGTCGGCACGCTGATCTCGCTGTTTCTGGCCGGGCGGCTTGATCGTCTTGTGACAGACCGGCGCCAGATCCTGCTGCCAGCGCTACTGATCACAGCGACCGGCGCGATCCTCTTTGCCTTGGCCGATCAGGTCTGGATGCTGCTCGTCGGACGGTTCCTGTCCGGCATCAGCACAGGACTGATCACCTCGACAGCCTCCACCGCTCTTTTCGACCTCGACAGCGAAGATAAACGCGGCCGCGCGGCCACGGTCTCGACAATTGCCTTCACCGGAGGCGCAGCGGCCGGTCCCTGTCTGTCCTCGGCCGCTCTCGCGACAAACGCTGCCCCGCTGGTCACACCCTTCCTGTGCATTGCCGCGGTCGCTGCATTCGCTTTCCTCGGACTTACACTGGCGCCTTGGCCAAAGGGCAAGCGCGCATCCAACACGCCGGCCCGCGATGCTAGGGCGTCGCTCGACGATCGGGAACGTGCGCGCTTCCTGCGTCTGGCGTGCCTGTCGGTCGCAGTGGCCTGGATGCTTGGCTCGATCCTCATGGCGACCGCAGTCAGCCTCGCGACCGACCTCTTCCATCTCAATATCCACGCCCTGGCAGGGCTACTTCCAGCCATCTTTCAACTCTTCGCAGGTATCGGCCAGATGTTGAGCGGGCGCATTCGCCCGCTGACAGCGATCTGCATTGGCTGCGGGACACTTGCGGCTCTGCAGGCCATGACGTTGGTCGGAGCGTTGGCCAGCGTATCGGCCATCTTCATCCTAGCCATGCCGCTCTGCGGCCTGTTCTACGGAGCAGCTTTCGTCGGCGGGGCGGCGCTCGTCAACCAGACCGCAGCCCCGGGCACCCACGCCTCGCAGATCGCTAAATTCTACGTTGTCGGCTACCTGTCGAACGCGATTCCGACCTTTGCCTTCGGTTTCCTGATCGACGGCCTCGGTCTCTCTACGGCCTTCACCATCTTCTCTTTGCTGCTCATCGCTCTGGCGCTGCTCACTAGCGCCACAGCGGCGCGGCGACGCAGCCAGCTTCCAGCCTAA
- a CDS encoding transporter substrate-binding protein, whose translation MTFSRRTFLQTSAALTATLSAPTILRAQDDMIRIGGLHDLSGAIDSSGIPMNQAMQYAVAQINEAGGLLGRQVEAVTYDPQSNMSLYSQYATQLALRDKVTAVFGGITSASRETIRPIFHRYQTPYFYSCLYEGGVCDRNEITLGTTPAQTVAQLIPYAMNLWGKKVYTVAADYNYGHITAAWIKRYVEENGGELIETEFFPLDTTQFGSTISKIQAAKPDMVMSVLVGTAHLGFYRQWVASGMKGEIPIASTSFGGNGTENVMLTPEEGNGILTAFGYYETVENEKNAEFREGIKAFYPDNPPVLGETSEVTYEAVMIWADAVKEAGSTDRDAILEVIETGKSYLLPAGNVAIDPLTHHAVRDVYIAELRDQKMDIQQKFEAVQPTDTQMVCNLQETPDANVHHEISL comes from the coding sequence ATGACTTTCTCCAGACGGACCTTTCTCCAGACTTCCGCGGCGCTTACCGCCACGCTTTCTGCGCCTACGATCCTGCGCGCGCAGGACGACATGATCCGCATCGGTGGCCTTCACGATCTGTCGGGCGCGATCGACTCCAGCGGCATTCCTATGAACCAGGCGATGCAATACGCGGTGGCGCAGATCAACGAGGCGGGCGGTCTTCTCGGCCGTCAGGTCGAGGCGGTCACTTACGATCCGCAGTCGAACATGTCGCTCTATTCGCAATACGCGACCCAGCTTGCGCTGCGTGACAAGGTGACGGCAGTTTTCGGTGGCATCACCTCGGCTAGTCGCGAGACCATCCGCCCGATCTTCCATCGCTACCAGACCCCCTATTTTTACAGCTGCCTCTACGAAGGCGGTGTCTGCGACCGAAACGAAATCACGCTGGGTACCACTCCGGCCCAGACTGTGGCGCAGCTCATTCCCTACGCGATGAACCTCTGGGGTAAGAAGGTCTATACTGTCGCCGCTGACTACAACTACGGTCACATCACCGCGGCATGGATTAAGCGCTACGTGGAAGAGAACGGCGGCGAGTTGATCGAGACCGAGTTCTTCCCCCTCGACACCACACAGTTTGGCTCGACGATCTCGAAGATTCAGGCGGCCAAGCCTGACATGGTGATGTCGGTGCTTGTCGGAACCGCGCATTTGGGCTTTTACCGCCAGTGGGTCGCCTCCGGGATGAAGGGCGAGATCCCGATCGCCTCTACCAGCTTCGGCGGCAACGGCACCGAGAACGTCATGCTGACGCCGGAAGAGGGCAACGGAATCCTCACTGCCTTCGGCTACTATGAGACTGTCGAAAACGAGAAGAATGCCGAATTCCGTGAAGGTATTAAGGCTTTCTATCCGGACAATCCGCCTGTGCTGGGTGAGACGTCGGAAGTTACTTACGAGGCAGTGATGATCTGGGCCGACGCGGTCAAAGAAGCGGGCTCGACGGACCGGGACGCAATTCTCGAGGTGATCGAAACCGGCAAGTCCTATTTGCTGCCCGCGGGAAATGTAGCCATCGACCCGCTGACCCACCACGCTGTGCGCGACGTCTACATCGCCGAGCTCAGGGATCAGAAAATGGATATCCAGCAAAAATTCGAAGCGGTGCAGCCGACCGATACGCAGATGGTCTGCAACCTGCAGGAAACGCCGGATGCCAACGTCCATCACGAGATCAGCCTCTGA